One window of the uncultured Methanobrevibacter sp. genome contains the following:
- a CDS encoding aldo/keto reductase, translating into MKYIKLGNSKLNVSRICMGCMGFGNPTTGMHTWTLPEKESIEVIKKGLENGITFYDTAIGYQNGTSEQYLGKAINKYANREDIVIATKFLPRTEEDIKNNVSGQQHIHNLVEKSLDNLQMDYIDLYIYHMWDYNTPLYDILEGLNEVIEEGKVRYIGISNCFAWQLAKANAMAELNDFNKFVSIQGHYNLIFREEEREMVPLCKTDNIALTPYSALASGRLSRLPGEDSKRMKEDFYAKLKYHNTETQDLEIIKRVNEISAKYEVSMTEVSLAWLLEKVTSPVVGATKMHHVEGAVNAVDLKLSAEDMDYLEEPYTAHDLVGVMADNKVSASDDDKVWQKYTK; encoded by the coding sequence ATGAAATATATCAAACTTGGAAATTCAAAACTTAATGTCAGCAGGATATGTATGGGATGCATGGGTTTTGGCAATCCCACAACAGGAATGCATACCTGGACACTGCCTGAAAAAGAATCAATTGAAGTAATTAAAAAAGGATTGGAGAATGGAATAACCTTTTATGATACTGCAATCGGTTATCAGAACGGCACTTCTGAACAATACCTTGGAAAAGCAATCAACAAGTATGCTAATCGTGAGGACATTGTAATTGCAACAAAATTCCTGCCCAGAACAGAAGAGGATATTAAAAATAATGTTTCCGGCCAGCAGCATATTCACAATCTTGTTGAAAAAAGTCTTGACAATCTTCAAATGGACTACATTGATTTATACATATATCACATGTGGGATTACAATACCCCACTATATGACATTTTAGAAGGTTTAAATGAAGTAATTGAAGAGGGAAAAGTCAGATATATCGGCATTTCCAATTGTTTCGCTTGGCAACTTGCAAAAGCAAATGCAATGGCAGAATTAAATGATTTTAATAAATTCGTATCAATTCAGGGACATTATAATTTAATTTTCCGTGAAGAAGAACGTGAAATGGTTCCATTATGCAAAACAGACAATATTGCATTAACACCATACAGTGCACTTGCATCAGGAAGACTCTCAAGATTGCCTGGTGAGGATTCCAAAAGGATGAAAGAAGATTTTTACGCCAAATTAAAATATCATAACACAGAAACACAAGATTTGGAAATAATCAAAAGAGTAAATGAAATTTCAGCAAAATATGAAGTTTCAATGACCGAAGTTTCACTAGCATGGCTTTTAGAAAAAGTAACTTCACCAGTTGTTGGTGCAACTAAAATGCATCATGTTGAAGGTGCAGTAAATGCAGTGGATTTAAAATTATCCGCAGAGGACATGGATTATCTCGAAGAACCTTACACAGCCCATGATTTAGTTGGAGTAATGGCAGACAATAAGGTTTCAGCCAGCGATGATGATAAGGTATGGCAGAAATATACAAAATAA
- a CDS encoding bile acid:sodium symporter family protein, whose amino-acid sequence MKRIFKFIEKYFFIIILLAVVISLIYPNSFQWVLSNYNGINILNLLLSIVLFTMGTTLKADDFVRVFKNPKEISVGLLAQYLAMPFLALALAKIFSLNDALTVGLILVGTVPGGTASDVITFLAKGDVALSVSLTAVSTVISPILTPLITLFLIGNQIQFNPLDMFISIIQIVIIPIVLGLILNYKFPDFCEKLKDYLPAISSIVISLIVAGVIGANKQAILTSSEIIIIVIILQYFVAMFLGFAAGYLAGMDKKQIVTVAIELAFQNSGLSTGLAKTHFPNLSQATVPGALYSVWQNFAGSILSYVFRRYL is encoded by the coding sequence ATGAAAAGGATTTTTAAATTCATAGAAAAATATTTTTTCATAATAATTTTACTTGCTGTTGTCATTTCTTTAATTTATCCAAACTCATTTCAATGGGTTTTAAGTAATTATAATGGCATAAATATATTGAATCTTCTTTTAAGTATTGTTCTTTTTACAATGGGTACTACTTTAAAGGCAGATGACTTTGTTAGAGTATTTAAAAATCCTAAAGAAATTTCAGTTGGACTTTTAGCACAATATCTTGCAATGCCTTTTTTGGCACTGGCTCTTGCAAAAATATTTTCTTTAAATGATGCTTTAACTGTTGGGCTCATTCTGGTTGGAACTGTTCCTGGAGGAACTGCATCTGATGTTATTACATTTCTTGCTAAGGGAGATGTGGCTTTATCAGTTTCGTTAACAGCAGTATCAACTGTAATTTCACCAATATTGACTCCATTAATCACATTATTTTTAATTGGTAATCAAATTCAGTTCAATCCCCTTGACATGTTCATTTCAATCATTCAAATTGTGATTATTCCTATTGTTTTGGGATTAATATTAAATTACAAGTTTCCTGATTTCTGTGAAAAATTGAAAGATTATTTGCCAGCAATATCTTCAATTGTAATCTCTTTGATTGTTGCAGGGGTAATTGGTGCCAATAAACAGGCTATCTTAACTTCATCAGAAATAATAATTATTGTCATCATTCTGCAGTATTTCGTTGCGATGTTTCTTGGATTTGCTGCGGGTTATTTGGCAGGAATGGATAAAAAGCAGATTGTTACTGTGGCTATTGAGCTGGCATTTCAAAATTCAGGTTTGTCTACGGGTCTTGCAAAGACTCATTTTCCAAATCTGTCTCAAGCAACAGTTCCTGGAGCATTATATTCTGTGTGGCAGAATTTTGCAGGATCAATTCTTTCATATGTATTTAGAAGATATTTATGA
- a CDS encoding alpha/beta hydrolase has product MDNIEITEEWDKVFPKSEKVNHEKVTFKNRYGITLVADLYKPEDSKDKLPAIACAGPFGAVKEQVSGLYAQTLAEMGFLTIAFDPSFTGESSGEPRDMASPDINTEDFQAAVDYLVTSDDVDSDRVGICGICGWGGMALNAASLDTRIKATVTSTMYNMTRITAKGYYDADDNADARYEMKVALNNQRTEDFKNGEYAKAGGVIKEVTDDLPQFVKDYHDFYIEPLGYHPRSPGSNDGWNVIGCMSFISQPIIAYSDEIRTPILMIHGENAHSRYFSEDEFAKLTGDNKELMIIPDAVHTDLYYKTDVIPFEKIAEFFNKNL; this is encoded by the coding sequence ATGGATAATATTGAGATAACAGAAGAATGGGATAAGGTTTTTCCAAAAAGCGAAAAGGTAAATCATGAAAAGGTAACATTCAAAAATAGGTATGGAATAACTTTGGTTGCAGATTTATACAAACCAGAGGATTCTAAGGATAAATTACCTGCTATTGCATGTGCAGGACCATTTGGTGCTGTAAAAGAACAGGTTTCAGGTCTTTATGCACAGACCCTGGCGGAAATGGGATTTTTGACAATAGCTTTTGACCCTTCATTTACAGGTGAAAGTTCAGGAGAACCTCGTGACATGGCATCCCCGGACATCAATACTGAAGATTTTCAGGCTGCAGTTGACTATCTTGTCACATCAGATGATGTTGACAGTGACAGGGTAGGAATTTGTGGAATCTGTGGATGGGGAGGAATGGCGCTAAATGCTGCATCTCTTGATACCCGTATCAAAGCAACAGTCACCTCAACAATGTATAATATGACTCGTATTACTGCAAAGGGATATTATGATGCGGATGATAATGCCGATGCAAGATATGAAATGAAAGTTGCCTTAAACAATCAAAGAACCGAAGACTTTAAAAATGGAGAATATGCAAAAGCCGGAGGGGTCATTAAAGAGGTGACAGATGACTTGCCACAATTTGTAAAGGATTATCATGACTTTTACATTGAACCTTTAGGATATCATCCGAGATCTCCTGGTTCAAATGATGGATGGAATGTAATAGGATGCATGTCATTCATATCTCAGCCGATTATAGCATATTCTGATGAAATCAGAACACCAATTTTAATGATTCATGGAGAAAATGCACATTCCAGATATTTCTCAGAAGATGAATTTGCAAAATTGACTGGGGACAATAAGGAGTTAATGATTATCCCGGATGCAGTTCACACTGATTTGTACTATAAAACTGATGTAATCCCTTTTGAAAAGATTGCAGAATTTTTCAATAAAAACTTGTAA
- a CDS encoding cyclophilin-like fold protein yields the protein MSFIKKICFIVVLSLIACTAVSGDDSMDDLVKVRINDEVFDVKLENNSATQELIKELKKGNVTVNASEYGGFEKVGDLGFSLPTSDENIGTNPGDIVLYQGDKISLFYGSHSWSYTKLGKIDNVDSNKLKEVLGSGDVTLEFSLK from the coding sequence ATGTCTTTCATTAAAAAAATTTGTTTTATAGTCGTATTGAGTTTAATTGCTTGTACTGCAGTTAGCGGAGATGATAGTATGGATGATTTAGTTAAAGTCAGAATCAATGATGAGGTATTTGATGTTAAATTGGAAAACAATTCTGCAACTCAGGAATTGATTAAAGAATTGAAAAAAGGAAATGTCACAGTTAATGCATCTGAGTATGGGGGTTTTGAAAAAGTAGGGGATTTGGGCTTTTCACTTCCAACAAGTGATGAAAATATTGGTACCAACCCTGGGGATATTGTATTGTATCAGGGAGACAAAATATCCTTGTTTTACGGTTCTCATTCATGGAGCTATACAAAACTGGGTAAAATAGATAATGTTGACTCCAATAAACTAAAGGAAGTTCTGGGATCTGGTGATGTTACATTAGAGTTCAGTTTAAAATGA
- a CDS encoding cyclophilin-like fold protein, producing the protein MFDKKIVFVLIFIVAILSISAANASENRNNATDVVVNNQSIADSMQIFNESNTVSNGSTQTVSTKSNSVEPKSISLSVSKLSTTYGSGKYFKVKAIDSKTKKSVMNVKLILKVYSGKKYKKITVTTDSNGIAKYYASNLDIGSHKVTINVKDSKKFSSKMKYSSIKISMAKLKISAPKITVYYNESKRYNITIKNGESKKPMKNIKVMIKVFTGKKYKKYSLKTDKEGIVSFNMKSLPKGKHNVFINIKSTSKVKSAVLKTYIKTVARSNIIKLKVNNHVLNVKLEDNSAAKALMNKLKGGDVTIHAEDYGGFEKVGDLGFSLPRSDKYITTSAGDIVLYDGDEISLFYNSNSWSYTKLGKVQNIEDLKKILGTGDVKLVLSLK; encoded by the coding sequence ATGTTTGATAAAAAAATTGTTTTTGTGCTGATTTTCATTGTAGCAATACTGAGTATTTCTGCAGCCAATGCGTCTGAAAACAGGAATAATGCAACTGATGTTGTTGTTAATAATCAATCAATAGCTGACAGTATGCAGATATTCAATGAGTCAAATACTGTTTCAAATGGAAGTACCCAAACAGTATCGACTAAAAGCAATTCAGTGGAACCTAAATCGATTTCACTGTCTGTTTCAAAATTATCAACAACATACGGATCAGGCAAATATTTCAAGGTAAAAGCGATTGACAGCAAAACTAAAAAATCTGTTATGAATGTTAAACTTATTTTAAAGGTATATTCCGGTAAAAAATATAAAAAAATTACTGTAACAACTGATTCTAATGGAATTGCAAAATATTATGCATCTAATTTAGACATTGGCAGTCATAAAGTGACAATTAATGTCAAAGATTCTAAAAAGTTTTCATCAAAGATGAAATATAGTTCGATTAAAATTTCAATGGCTAAACTAAAAATTTCAGCTCCAAAAATCACAGTTTATTATAATGAATCTAAAAGGTACAATATTACTATTAAAAATGGGGAATCCAAAAAACCGATGAAGAATATTAAAGTAATGATAAAGGTTTTTACAGGTAAAAAATATAAGAAGTACTCTTTGAAAACCGATAAAGAAGGAATTGTGAGTTTCAACATGAAATCATTGCCTAAAGGCAAACACAATGTTTTTATTAATATTAAATCAACATCTAAGGTTAAATCGGCTGTTTTAAAAACATATATCAAAACTGTTGCTCGTTCAAATATAATAAAACTTAAAGTCAATAATCATGTTTTAAATGTGAAATTGGAAGATAATTCTGCAGCAAAAGCACTGATGAACAAGCTAAAAGGGGGCGATGTTACAATTCATGCTGAAGATTATGGAGGCTTTGAAAAAGTTGGGGATTTGGGATTTTCACTTCCGAGAAGCGACAAATATATTACCACGTCAGCAGGTGATATTGTGCTTTATGATGGTGATGAGATATCACTATTCTATAATTCAAATTCCTGGTCTTATACAAAACTGGGCAAAGTACAGAATATTGAAGATTTAAAGAAGATTTTGGGGACTGGCGATGTAAAATTAGTTTTAAGTTTAAAATAA
- a CDS encoding helix-turn-helix domain-containing protein: MALEEKLYANQFERNIVGGAIKSISNKWTFYILKDLFLGKKRFTQFQENRPNLDNKSLARCLKSMEKNNLIEKKINNHETEYFLTSKGMKLNKVLYELIIFALDTHEGDFYTDDEITFIKETYIDILDV, encoded by the coding sequence ATGGCACTTGAAGAGAAATTGTATGCAAATCAATTTGAAAGAAATATTGTAGGTGGTGCAATTAAATCCATAAGCAATAAATGGACATTTTACATTTTGAAGGATTTGTTTTTGGGAAAAAAGCGTTTTACACAATTTCAGGAAAACCGTCCAAATCTGGACAATAAATCTCTTGCAAGATGCCTTAAATCAATGGAAAAAAACAATCTAATTGAAAAAAAGATTAATAATCATGAAACTGAATATTTTTTAACTTCAAAAGGAATGAAACTGAATAAAGTATTATATGAATTGATTATTTTTGCTTTGGATACTCATGAGGGAGATTTTTACACGGATGATGAGATTACATTTATAAAAGAAACTTATATTGATATTCTTGACGTATGA